The Candidatus Dependentiae bacterium genome segment CTAAGGTGTTAGCTGAAAATAAGGCAAATATAAATATAAAAAACAAAGAAAATCAAACCCCTTTAGAACTATCAACCAACCCAACCTTTATTCGAAATTATCCTGATACAGCATATGACATTGTAACAATTTTAACAGATGCAGGTGCAGCAATAGATAAGCAATTTATTGATAATTTAAATGAAACATACATGCTTTCAGCCAGCAAAAATATCATAATTGAAGGAAAAATTCGCGAAGAAATTTTAAAGTATTTAGAAAATGCATTAAAAAATAAATCCAAAGAAAAAAACAAAGAAGAAAGTAAAAAAGAAAGTAAAGAAGAAACTGATTTAGTACTTTCTAAATTTGTATTTAATGAAAATATAGAAATAGATGAAAAAATTTTAAATGAAATGCAATCAGATTTCTGGAAAAAGATTGGAAACTCTTTGATTATTTATTTTGATGACTTTTCACTTAGTGAAAATTATTTATTTCGTATGAACGAAAAATCTTTTAAACCTCTATTCGAGAAAGAATTAAATATTTTTCAACAAAACTTGTCAGAAAAACTTTCCGCTTATTATCAAATGGATAAAATAAAAGAACAAAATATCATAAGTAATAATAATGAAAAAAACATTGCTTATGGTCAAATAGTACATACGGATAAAAATGCAAATATTTATTTTGTAGGGGATATTCATGGAAGTTTATTTCATTTAACCGCCGTATTAAGAAAATTAGAAAAAGATGGCATTATAGATAAAAAATTTAAAATACAAAAAAAAGAAGATAAGCTAATTATCGGTGGAGACATTCTGGATCGAGGGCCATTTAGCATAGAATGTTCATACCTAGTAATGAAATTATTTAATACAAATCTCAATAATGTTGTAATATTACGAGGAAACCATGAAAGTGATCTTACCGCTTCAACTTATGGCACCTCAAGTGAATTTCTATTTAAGTTTAATTCTATTGATAGAACTTCTAGAAAAAAATCTTTTCAAGATACAATTGCTGCATTTAAATTATTACCAACAACATCTTTCGTTATTTTAGGTACAGATGATAAATCTAAAGTTATCCAATTTGCACATGGATGCATTGATAAAAATTTTAAATTTGATAAAAAAAACAAAAATGACATTATAATGTTGTATGAAACAACATTTATAGATGATAATGATAATCCGTATATTTGGGCAGATATCGTTTATAATAAAGAAAATTTAACAAATAAAAGAGGCACTAAAGTTCAAAATTTATTAATTGATCAAGCTTTGGAATATGGGAGTATAAATAAAATTGATTTAATAGCATTTGGTCACATGCATGCAGATCCAAACTTGAATAAATATGGATACTACAATCGCGATAACAAATTTATAAGACACATCCTTTACTATCCCGGCGCCAAAGATAGAATTCCTTCCTACGTTAAAATATCAATGAATAAGCTTAATCTATTAAATGCTGACTGTTTGCCTTGTTCTTAATTATATTTGAACATAAATTAACGGGTAATGATGTCATTACCCGTTAATTTAATCTTAAACTTTAAATTCTTTTACAATATTCTCAAGCCCAACGGAATGTGATGCTTTTAATAATACCAATGAATCAGCGTTTTTATCTAAAATTTCACTTAAAAAATCTTTTGCCTGCTTCCAATTTTCCACTTTTTTAGTTTTAATTACAACAGGAGCGGTTTTTGAAATTAGATGAGCTAATTTACCAACCAAAATTAGGTAATCGATATCTAACGATTTAATTAAAAATCTACCAATTAATTTGTGCCAAAAAACTTCCGTTGATCCTAATTCAAGCATATCGCCAATTACCGCAATTTTTTTACCTTTACAATGCATTAGAGCAAAGGCTTTTATTGCAGCCTTCATGCTTTCAGGTGATGCATTATAACAATCATTAATTAAAAAAGTCTTTTTGTCT includes the following:
- a CDS encoding ankyrin repeat domain-containing protein, whose product is MKNIKKILLFLFIISNICSASKFTKELFDAADKGNTEALKVLIKNGADVNEKLSNGITPIMLASRNNHEKTVRALAESGAVLDAQDQTGKTALMYAASNGLTNIIQLLIEKKANLEIKDNEEQTALFRAIKYGFKDATKVLAENKANINIKNKENQTPLELSTNPTFIRNYPDTAYDIVTILTDAGAAIDKQFIDNLNETYMLSASKNIIIEGKIREEILKYLENALKNKSKEKNKEESKKESKEETDLVLSKFVFNENIEIDEKILNEMQSDFWKKIGNSLIIYFDDFSLSENYLFRMNEKSFKPLFEKELNIFQQNLSEKLSAYYQMDKIKEQNIISNNNEKNIAYGQIVHTDKNANIYFVGDIHGSLFHLTAVLRKLEKDGIIDKKFKIQKKEDKLIIGGDILDRGPFSIECSYLVMKLFNTNLNNVVILRGNHESDLTASTYGTSSEFLFKFNSIDRTSRKKSFQDTIAAFKLLPTTSFVILGTDDKSKVIQFAHGCIDKNFKFDKKNKNDIIMLYETTFIDDNDNPYIWADIVYNKENLTNKRGTKVQNLLIDQALEYGSINKIDLIAFGHMHADPNLNKYGYYNRDNKFIRHILYYPGAKDRIPSYVKISMNKLNLLNADCLPCS